GCGATTTACCATTTCTCACCTATCAACAAAGTATTGCACAAGCTATTGAATCAGCAGGGTTATTGTTAAAGCAAGCTAACGTTCAAGGGGTGAAGGTCGAGGGTGGATACCCCGAAATGGTAGAAACTGTGAGACGATTGGTACAAGTGGGGATTCCGGTGATGGGACACGTAGGGTTAACGCCACAATCAGTCCATCAACTCGGTTATCGCCAACAGGGAAAAGATGAGAAAGATGGCGATCGCATTTTACAACAAGCCATTGCCCTGGAACAAGCTGGAGCCTTTGCCATCGTCTTAGAACACATCCCCGCCACATTAGCCGCAGAAATCACCCAAAAACTCACTATTCCCACCATTGGAATTGGTGCAGGTTCGGGTTGCGATGGACAAGTTTTAGTCACGGCTGACTTGCTGGGTTTATCAGAAAGACAGCCACCTTTTGCCAAATCCTACGCTAATCTGCGGCAAATTATTACTCAAGCCGTGCAAGATTACAGCCAGGAAGTGAGAAATCGAGAGTTTCCTACAGATTAAGAAGCCACTGGAGAAGGTTCTGTCACCATTTCTCGTAAGTGAATCACATCTTGGCGAGGATCGGAGTGACTGACGCGGATCGTAATTTCTTCACCAGGAACCACCGCACGATGGAAACGCATGGCTAATTCTAAACCCAAATCTTCGATCAAAACTAGAGCCAGATCTTCATCTTCTCGCAGCCAACGTAGTACCATAGCTTGCCAAGTGCGATCGCTGTGACGGCGCAAATACTCTAATCCCCAGTAGCGATTGGTCTGTCTTTCGACTAAAGTAGCTTCATATGCCGCAGCCGTGACGCTTTGCATAATTTCTTGCACCTTATGAGGAGAAAAAGGCAACTCATCACCCCGCAAATGGGCTTTAATTTGAAAGTGAGCTAGCAAATCGCTGTAGCGACGAATGGGAGAGGTAACTTGAATATACATTTCCAATCCCAAACCTGAATGACGGCTGGGAGTGATACCCATCTCACTACGAGGCATACAGCGACGCACCGCGCAAGCACGGGGGGGACCTGGAGGAATTTGCAGCAATTCTTCTTCTGAGGGCAATTCTGGCTGAGGTTGAGAACGAAATGGCAGGGGTATTTGATGAGTTTGAGCGTAACGCGCCCCCACTTCGCCAGCTAAAATCATCATTTCTGCGACTAATTCTCTAGCGTGGGAGTCTTCTAGCACTTGGATAACAATTTCGTCGTCTCTAACCTTAATTGAAGCTTCTGGCATATGAATGCTGATCGATCCTTGAGACTGTCGCCATTGATGGCGGAGTTTAGCGAGTTGGTAAATTGTCTCTATTTCCGGTTCAGCTTCGACTCCCAACTCCAACATTTCATCGACATCTTCGTAGGTGAGTCGGTAAGTAGGCTTGATCGCAGTTGGGTGAATAGTATATTCAGAAACCGCCCCAGCTTCGTCTAGAATTACCCCAAAACTGAGCGCATAGCAAATTTGACCTTGGACTAAACTCATTGGTCCTGCCGCCAATTGGTGAGGGAACATGGGAATCATCCCTGTCGGTAAGTACAAGGTAGTGGTGCGCCGTCTGGCTTCTAGATCTAGTTCGTCTCCTGGAGAGAGTAAGCGAGTTGGATCGGCAATATGAACCCACAATCTGTAGCGTCCATCAGCAAGGGTTTCGACACTCAAACCGTCATCAATTTCTTGAGTGCTTTCATCGTCTATCGTATACACCTTGAGATGAGTTAGATCCAAGCGTGATTCTTGAAGCGATGCCTGGGGCTGCGCGGAGCGCGATCGCTCTTCATCTACACTTGAAGACTCTACAACTTTTTGAGCCACTTCTACTACCTTTGGGGAAAATTGAACGGGGATTTGACTGCGACGGAGGAACAGATTTTCATGAAGACTCCACCAACCGAGATCGACAAGTAAATCGAAGCTAGCAGAGGCTGTTTGCGGTCTTCCCAAGGCAGCCAAAGTATCTTGCGCTAATTTAACTGGATTGTCTGGATTCAAGGCATACCGTTCGATTTGTTCTAGGCGCTGGCGATCGCTATCTTCCCACTGTACTGATTCTCCAGCCAAAGCGCGTCCAATCCGTTCCCAAAAGCCTTGTTGCTCTTTTTGCTTTTGCTCTTGAACCGCAAGTTGGTGTTTAATTTCTGCAACTTGAGAGGCGCTACGAGGTTCGTAG
This genomic stretch from Merismopedia glauca CCAP 1448/3 harbors:
- the panB gene encoding 3-methyl-2-oxobutanoate hydroxymethyltransferase — protein: MAINIQKLSQWKQQGHPIVVLTAWDYAIAQLLDEAGVDLILVGDSLAMVSLGYKTTLPLTMSEMLHHAQAVGRGVKNALVVCDLPFLTYQQSIAQAIESAGLLLKQANVQGVKVEGGYPEMVETVRRLVQVGIPVMGHVGLTPQSVHQLGYRQQGKDEKDGDRILQQAIALEQAGAFAIVLEHIPATLAAEITQKLTIPTIGIGAGSGCDGQVLVTADLLGLSERQPPFAKSYANLRQIITQAVQDYSQEVRNREFPTD